A single genomic interval of Gammaproteobacteria bacterium harbors:
- a CDS encoding MMPL family transporter gives MAHVEDSGDLPVISDVAEFDVNSGNLIERLVFNNRLLIVVLCALMTVYLGYYTFGHLKLQAGFEKMLPKNHPYVKNYKDNEEYLKGLGNVLRLAVETDEPTIYTPQFLDTLKDVSDAVFYIPGVVREDLKSLWTPNTRYKVVTEEGFEGGPVVPPDYDGSAQSIGMVKLNVARAGLRGDLVANNEQSSSVLIPLMDFDPETGKRLDYYQFSSKLEEVRTKFQHAGETVQGRLEERLSKPDEEVAHKVTKNLEKDIRDEFESGRVKLHIIGFAKIVGELIDGLFDVMLFFVGAVIIAALLLYWYTRCWRSTLVVIVITIGAVIWQLGLLTLFGFELDPYSILVPFLVFAIGVSHGAQKLNGILQDIGRGCHRYVAARYTFRRLFLAGFTALASDGIGFAVLMIIQIQVIQDLAITASIGVVVLIFTNLILIPVVLSYLGVTQHAAERAHVQQSPAHKPHPIWLFLLCFTERRWATGAIVVSLALTVAAFFVAQDLQIGDLDPGAPELRAESRYNQDVKFMIENYSVSSDIFAVIVKTDKDMCTDHETLSLAEELEWRFRQQPGVEDVIGLNTMGRRLLAGLNEGYIRWLSMNRNQSSINYAAVEMVDQGMVNPECSVWPMLVYLSDHKAKTLQNMVDTLEQFNEEWPSDKVQFLGAAGNAGFEAATNIVVRKANREMMFYVYAAVILLSYITFRSVPGVLCAVLPLVATSILCEALMVFLGIGVKVATLPVIALGVGIGIDYALYVLTVVLAKTRAGMPLRDAYFAALSFTGRVVALIGITLAAGVVTWAWSPIKFQADMGILLTFMFLWNMVGALVLMPALAHFLLPAAKDPQPVAAAA, from the coding sequence ATGGCGCATGTTGAAGACAGCGGCGATCTGCCAGTCATCAGTGATGTGGCGGAGTTCGATGTCAACTCCGGGAACCTGATCGAGCGCCTGGTCTTCAATAACCGGCTGCTCATCGTGGTGCTGTGCGCGCTGATGACGGTCTATCTCGGTTATTACACTTTCGGCCATCTGAAACTCCAGGCAGGCTTCGAGAAGATGCTGCCGAAGAACCATCCCTACGTCAAAAACTACAAGGACAACGAGGAGTATCTCAAAGGGCTCGGCAATGTGTTGCGCCTGGCGGTGGAAACCGACGAGCCCACCATCTATACCCCGCAATTTCTCGATACGCTGAAAGATGTGAGCGATGCGGTATTTTACATACCGGGCGTGGTGCGCGAGGATCTCAAGTCCCTGTGGACACCCAACACCCGCTACAAGGTGGTCACCGAGGAGGGCTTCGAGGGCGGGCCGGTGGTACCGCCGGACTACGACGGATCGGCGCAGTCCATCGGCATGGTCAAGCTGAACGTGGCGCGCGCCGGCCTGCGCGGCGACCTGGTTGCCAACAACGAACAATCCTCGTCGGTTTTGATTCCGTTGATGGACTTCGATCCGGAAACCGGCAAGCGCCTCGACTACTACCAGTTCAGCAGCAAGCTCGAAGAGGTGCGCACGAAGTTCCAGCACGCCGGTGAAACCGTGCAGGGGCGGCTCGAGGAACGTCTCTCCAAGCCGGACGAGGAAGTCGCGCACAAGGTCACCAAGAATCTCGAAAAGGATATCCGCGACGAATTCGAGAGCGGACGGGTAAAGCTGCATATCATCGGTTTTGCCAAGATCGTTGGCGAGCTGATCGACGGCCTGTTCGACGTGATGCTGTTTTTTGTCGGAGCAGTGATCATCGCGGCCTTGCTGCTGTACTGGTACACGCGCTGCTGGCGCAGCACGCTGGTGGTGATCGTGATCACGATCGGTGCGGTGATCTGGCAGCTCGGTCTGCTGACCCTGTTCGGTTTCGAGCTGGATCCGTATTCCATACTGGTGCCGTTCCTGGTATTCGCGATCGGTGTCTCGCACGGCGCACAGAAACTGAACGGGATATTGCAGGACATCGGTCGCGGTTGCCACCGATATGTTGCCGCGCGTTATACCTTCCGCCGGCTCTTCCTGGCCGGTTTCACCGCGCTGGCCTCGGATGGCATCGGTTTCGCGGTGCTGATGATCATCCAGATCCAGGTGATCCAGGATCTGGCGATCACCGCCAGCATCGGCGTGGTGGTGCTGATTTTCACCAACCTGATCCTGATCCCGGTGGTGTTGTCCTATCTCGGCGTGACGCAACATGCGGCGGAGCGCGCCCATGTGCAGCAGAGCCCGGCTCACAAGCCACATCCGATCTGGCTGTTCCTGCTGTGTTTCACGGAGCGCAGGTGGGCAACCGGTGCGATCGTCGTGAGCCTCGCGTTGACGGTGGCGGCGTTTTTTGTCGCGCAGGACCTGCAGATCGGCGATCTCGATCCGGGGGCGCCCGAACTGCGCGCGGAATCGCGTTACAACCAGGACGTGAAATTCATGATCGAGAACTACTCGGTCTCCAGCGATATATTCGCGGTGATCGTGAAGACCGACAAGGATATGTGTACCGATCACGAGACGCTCAGCCTTGCCGAGGAGCTCGAATGGCGTTTTCGCCAGCAACCCGGGGTCGAGGACGTGATCGGGCTCAATACCATGGGGCGGCGCCTGCTTGCCGGTCTCAACGAGGGTTATATCAGGTGGTTGTCGATGAACCGCAACCAGTCCTCGATCAATTATGCGGCGGTGGAAATGGTTGACCAGGGCATGGTCAACCCGGAGTGCTCGGTCTGGCCGATGCTGGTTTACCTGTCCGACCACAAGGCAAAAACGTTGCAGAACATGGTCGACACGCTGGAACAGTTCAACGAGGAGTGGCCGAGCGACAAGGTGCAGTTCCTCGGGGCCGCCGGCAATGCCGGCTTCGAGGCGGCCACCAACATCGTGGTCAGGAAAGCCAACCGCGAGATGATGTTCTACGTTTATGCGGCGGTGATCCTGCTGAGCTACATCACGTTCCGCAGCGTGCCCGGCGTGCTGTGCGCGGTGCTGCCGCTGGTTGCGACCTCGATACTCTGCGAGGCGCTGATGGTATTTCTCGGCATCGGGGTGAAAGTCGCGACGCTGCCGGTCATTGCACTTGGCGTCGGAATCGGTATCGACTATGCGCTCTACGTGCTGACCGTGGTGCTGGCCAAGACGCGGGCGGGCATGCCGTTGCGCGATGCGTATTTTGCCGCGCTCAGCTTCACCGGGCGGGTCGTGGCGCTCATCGGCATCACGCTGGCCGCCGGGGTGGTGACCTGGGCCTGGTCACCGATCAAGTTCCAGGCCGATATGGGTATCCTGCTGACCTTCATGTTCCTCTGGAACATGGTGGGTGCGCTGGTGCTGATGCCGGCATTGGCCCACTTCCTGCTGCCTGCAGCGAAAGATCCGCAGCCCGTGGCTGCTGCGGCGTAG
- a CDS encoding long-chain fatty acid--CoA ligase yields the protein MGTQDIGLGAMILRRAALSPELPALSFEGHTRTYAEFGKSIRHMAGALHKAGVNRGDRVAFLGFNHPLFLETLYATAALGALFVPLNFRLTGPELEFIINDAGVHTLIVDDERKAVIDTVRERLCCRNFVAAESAAPGWGGLAKFLAAAPSVESAQRVEPDDVALIMYTSGTTGRPKGAMLTHANIFWNNVNARFGPENMAGDVSLTAAPLFHIGGLNVTTLIGFQSGGHVVLHRSFDPGQVLADIARFRVNTMFGAPAMFLFMTQHPAFATTDLASVDILVCGGAPVPEALIRIYKARGIKLCQGYGLTETAPFATFLGSRWIESKLGSAGTAPLYGDVRVVDGQNRPLAHGQRGEVCVRAPNVMKGYWNRPEATREAIDAEGWFHTGDVGYFDDEGFLYLCDRVKDMVISGGENVYPAEVESVLYEHPAIAEVAVIGLPDEKWGEAVTAIARLVPGQELTLEALRSFAGEKLARYKLPLRLHLIEEMPRNPAGKVLKYQLRERFAAS from the coding sequence ATGGGCACACAGGATATCGGGCTCGGGGCGATGATCCTGCGCCGTGCGGCACTCTCGCCGGAACTGCCCGCGCTGAGCTTCGAGGGGCATACGCGGACCTATGCGGAGTTCGGCAAAAGCATCCGGCACATGGCCGGCGCGCTGCACAAGGCAGGCGTGAATCGCGGGGATCGCGTTGCGTTTCTCGGCTTCAACCATCCGCTGTTCCTCGAAACGCTCTACGCCACGGCGGCGCTGGGCGCGTTGTTCGTGCCGCTCAATTTCCGGCTTACCGGGCCGGAGCTGGAATTCATCATCAACGATGCGGGCGTGCATACGCTGATCGTCGATGACGAGCGCAAGGCGGTGATCGATACGGTGCGCGAGCGTCTGTGCTGCCGCAATTTCGTGGCTGCGGAATCGGCCGCTCCCGGCTGGGGAGGACTGGCGAAATTCCTCGCGGCGGCGCCGTCGGTCGAAAGTGCGCAGCGGGTCGAGCCCGACGACGTGGCGCTGATCATGTATACCTCCGGCACCACGGGACGGCCCAAGGGCGCGATGCTCACCCATGCCAATATTTTCTGGAACAACGTGAACGCCCGTTTCGGACCGGAGAACATGGCCGGTGATGTCAGTCTCACGGCGGCCCCGCTGTTTCATATCGGCGGTCTCAACGTCACCACCCTGATCGGGTTCCAGAGCGGGGGGCACGTCGTGCTGCACCGCAGTTTTGATCCGGGGCAGGTGCTGGCCGATATCGCGCGTTTCCGGGTAAACACGATGTTCGGGGCACCGGCAATGTTCCTGTTCATGACCCAGCACCCGGCTTTCGCAACCACCGATCTCGCCAGCGTGGATATCCTCGTCTGCGGCGGGGCGCCGGTGCCCGAAGCGTTGATCCGCATCTACAAGGCCCGCGGCATCAAGCTGTGCCAGGGCTACGGACTCACCGAGACCGCGCCCTTCGCCACGTTCCTCGGCAGCCGGTGGATCGAATCGAAACTCGGATCGGCGGGCACCGCGCCGCTGTACGGCGATGTGCGGGTGGTCGATGGCCAGAACCGTCCGCTCGCTCATGGTCAGCGCGGCGAGGTCTGCGTGCGTGCCCCGAACGTGATGAAGGGCTACTGGAACCGGCCGGAAGCGACGCGTGAGGCGATCGATGCAGAGGGCTGGTTTCATACCGGGGACGTGGGTTACTTCGATGACGAGGGCTTCCTCTACCTGTGCGACCGGGTCAAGGACATGGTGATCTCGGGTGGGGAGAACGTCTATCCGGCCGAGGTCGAGAGCGTGCTATACGAGCATCCCGCGATCGCGGAAGTCGCGGTAATCGGTCTGCCCGACGAGAAATGGGGCGAAGCGGTGACGGCTATCGCGCGCCTGGTGCCCGGGCAGGAACTGACGCTGGAAGCACTGCGCTCGTTTGCGGGTGAAAAGCTTGCCCGCTACAAGCTGCCGTTGCGTTTGCACCTGATCGAGGAGATGCCGCGCAATCCGGCCGGGAAAGTGCTCAAGTACCAGTTGCGTGAACGCTTTGCAGCGAGCTGA
- the corA gene encoding magnesium/cobalt transporter CorA, which yields MIRTLLHHPGGARIEAGDESLIGCWDPGGEVLLWADFAANDIGQTRELLIRQLRINPLAVSDALRDRHPPKLEWFDDYFFLLVKGFSAETEGLDFGVVHISLFVGRNFLLTVHALKSPSIDSLWPDAVAGSLDFARGPTHLCYRVLRRVVDRYAPVILGLESRLEELEEVIAARPSDEVLLELVSYNSRLKKLRRTFGYQQACFDELRQARSQGFSSDSTHEFQDVYEHMERLTSLSSLMQELARDLMEGYISLNGHRLNQIMKTLTIASVIFLPLTFLAGIYGMNFDNMPELHTRTGYFIVIGAMLAIAGGLLWGFRRWRWI from the coding sequence ATGATCCGCACGCTGTTGCATCACCCCGGCGGTGCCCGCATCGAGGCCGGCGACGAGTCGCTGATCGGGTGCTGGGATCCGGGCGGCGAGGTGTTGCTGTGGGCGGACTTCGCGGCCAACGACATCGGGCAGACGCGCGAGCTGCTGATCCGGCAGTTGCGGATCAATCCGCTGGCGGTGAGCGATGCGCTGCGCGACCGCCATCCGCCGAAGCTGGAGTGGTTCGACGATTATTTTTTCCTGCTGGTCAAGGGGTTTAGCGCCGAGACCGAGGGCCTCGATTTCGGGGTGGTTCATATTTCGCTGTTCGTCGGACGCAATTTCCTGCTCACCGTGCATGCGCTGAAGTCGCCCAGCATCGACTCGCTGTGGCCCGATGCAGTGGCGGGATCGCTGGATTTTGCGCGCGGCCCGACGCACCTGTGTTACCGGGTACTGCGGCGCGTGGTCGATCGCTACGCCCCGGTGATCCTCGGACTCGAAAGCCGGCTCGAGGAACTCGAGGAAGTGATTGCGGCGCGTCCGAGTGACGAGGTGCTGCTGGAGCTGGTGAGCTACAACAGCCGGCTGAAGAAGCTGCGTCGTACCTTCGGCTATCAGCAGGCCTGCTTTGACGAGTTGCGCCAGGCGCGCTCGCAGGGATTTTCCAGTGATTCCACCCATGAGTTCCAGGATGTCTACGAGCACATGGAGCGCCTTACCAGTCTTTCGTCGCTGATGCAGGAACTGGCGCGCGATCTGATGGAGGGCTATATCTCGTTGAACGGGCATCGCCTGAACCAGATCATGAAGACCCTGACCATCGCCTCGGTGATTTTCCTGCCGCTGACCTTTCTTGCCGGAATCTACGGCATGAATTTCGATAACATGCCGGAACTGCACACGCGCACGGGCTATTTCATCGTGATCGGCGCGATGCTGGCGATTGCCGGCGGTCTGCTCTGGGGCTTTCGCCGCTGGCGCTGGATCTGA
- a CDS encoding cytochrome P450, with the protein MNLNLASPLYPDVDFAVAELPDLHALLAELREQAAVVPVIYHGAPTWLITRFAELRAAFSDEEHFACEAAYRVHSEPSMGRTMQCMSGAEHRLNRALVSNAFFPKQVRAFVEPVIEVEAARWLERIAGQPQVDMVQAFTRPYPFSVITRLLGIPVVDDAHFLEWAIKLIDFPWDPVGAMRAKAEFDAYMIPLIVARRADPGADVVSLLAGASLEGARLGDEEILAFCRLLFPAGSDTTYKNLGSLLAAVLADPRLRERACGSDADREALVQEGLRFEAPTALLPRRCGKSTVLGGQPIAADDWILFGITAANNDPAVFSEPRRFDPDRRDKNLAFGHGEHFCLGTHLARREMEAALKLVFTHFPDMRLLPDHPVEIIGGVLRGPRALWVAPQ; encoded by the coding sequence GTGAACCTCAATCTTGCCTCGCCCTTGTACCCCGATGTCGATTTCGCGGTGGCCGAATTACCCGATCTGCACGCATTGCTCGCTGAGCTGCGCGAGCAGGCCGCCGTGGTGCCGGTGATCTATCACGGTGCGCCAACCTGGCTGATCACCCGTTTTGCCGAGTTGCGCGCGGCGTTTTCCGACGAAGAACATTTCGCCTGCGAGGCGGCCTATCGCGTACACAGTGAACCGTCGATGGGGCGCACCATGCAGTGCATGTCGGGCGCGGAGCATCGCCTGAACCGCGCGCTGGTCTCGAATGCATTCTTCCCGAAACAGGTGCGCGCTTTCGTCGAGCCGGTGATCGAGGTCGAGGCGGCGCGCTGGCTGGAGCGTATTGCCGGGCAGCCGCAGGTCGATATGGTGCAGGCCTTTACCCGTCCCTATCCTTTTTCGGTGATTACGCGGCTGCTCGGCATACCGGTGGTCGATGACGCGCACTTTCTCGAGTGGGCGATCAAGCTGATCGATTTTCCCTGGGATCCGGTCGGCGCGATGCGTGCCAAGGCCGAGTTCGATGCCTACATGATTCCGCTCATCGTTGCCCGCCGCGCTGATCCCGGTGCCGACGTGGTCTCGCTGCTGGCCGGCGCCAGCCTGGAGGGTGCGCGGCTTGGCGACGAGGAGATCCTGGCGTTCTGCCGGCTGCTGTTTCCGGCCGGCTCCGACACCACCTACAAGAACCTGGGCAGCCTGCTGGCCGCGGTACTGGCCGATCCGCGGTTGCGCGAGCGGGCCTGCGGCAGCGATGCCGATCGCGAGGCCCTGGTGCAGGAAGGCTTGCGTTTCGAGGCGCCCACCGCGTTGCTGCCGCGCCGCTGCGGCAAGAGCACCGTTCTCGGGGGGCAGCCGATTGCCGCCGATGACTGGATCCTGTTTGGCATCACCGCCGCGAACAATGATCCCGCGGTGTTTAGCGAACCGCGGCGTTTCGATCCCGACCGCCGTGACAAGAACCTGGCGTTTGGCCACGGTGAGCATTTCTGTCTCGGGACGCACCTGGCGCGCCGCGAGATGGAGGCTGCACTGAAACTGGTGTTCACGCATTTCCCGGACATGCGACTGCTGCCCGATCATCCGGTCGAGATCATCGGTGGCGTGCTGCGCGGTCCGCGTGCCCTGTGGGTTGCACCGCAATGA
- a CDS encoding LLM class F420-dependent oxidoreductase, translating into MMHFGVIPLCAKPFVTDAHWVRRFLEMLEEEGAESVWMPEHVVMAQDYEPLYEYSADGRAPVAEDTVMPDPLEWLSFAAACTERLRLATGVLIGPQHSAAMLAKRLATLDALSGGRLQVGIGIGWQREEYAALGVPYSARGRRLDECIDAMRVLWREAPASFTGEFVRFERVFCDTRPVQPRGVPLYIGGSSEAAARRAGLRGDGFFPYVISPEDLAARLATVRGAAREAGRTLENFSVTVWPASFRPGATFDIGLARAFRDAGADRLLIAGYEAGANTPEALRGLVAGFRDRIAGAL; encoded by the coding sequence ATGATGCACTTCGGGGTGATTCCGCTGTGTGCGAAGCCGTTCGTCACCGACGCGCACTGGGTGCGCAGGTTTCTGGAGATGCTCGAGGAGGAGGGCGCGGAATCGGTATGGATGCCGGAACATGTGGTGATGGCGCAGGACTACGAACCGCTCTACGAGTATTCCGCCGACGGTCGCGCACCGGTCGCCGAGGATACCGTGATGCCGGATCCGCTGGAGTGGTTGAGCTTTGCCGCCGCCTGTACCGAGCGTCTGCGTCTCGCGACCGGCGTGCTGATAGGGCCGCAGCACAGCGCCGCGATGCTCGCCAAGCGGCTGGCAACACTCGACGCGCTCTCGGGTGGGCGCTTGCAGGTCGGTATCGGCATCGGCTGGCAGCGCGAGGAGTACGCGGCACTCGGTGTGCCCTACAGCGCACGCGGTCGCCGGCTCGATGAATGCATCGACGCGATGCGGGTCCTGTGGCGCGAGGCACCGGCCAGTTTCACCGGCGAATTCGTGCGCTTCGAGCGCGTATTCTGCGACACCAGGCCGGTGCAGCCTCGCGGCGTACCGCTGTACATCGGTGGCAGTTCCGAGGCTGCCGCACGGCGCGCCGGATTGCGTGGCGATGGCTTTTTCCCCTACGTGATCTCGCCGGAGGATCTCGCGGCGCGGCTGGCCACGGTGCGCGGCGCGGCGCGGGAGGCGGGCCGCACGCTCGAGAATTTTTCGGTGACGGTCTGGCCGGCCAGTTTCCGTCCTGGCGCGACTTTCGATATCGGCCTGGCGCGCGCGTTTCGCGATGCCGGCGCCGATCGCCTGCTGATTGCCGGCTACGAGGCGGGTGCCAACACCCCGGAGGCATTGCGCGGCCTGGTGGCGGGTTTTCGCGATCGTATCGCCGGCGCCCTGTAG
- a CDS encoding acetyl-CoA acetyltransferase gives MQNLDPRTPVLVGIGIVEQKEKDPARAREAIELMSDAVRAAGADAGTATLLAGAERIYVPQGMWGYADPARMIARAIGATNASTVFAKVGVLQQTLIGDACRRIAGGEIGSAIVVGGEARYRHLLAEISGGQASETPCSDTPDETLIPQEELQLPQEINSGLGYMPVGYYAMVESAWRAAHGWSVDEHRDRMAAMYSRFSEIAQDNPHAWKRARVAPDTIRNAAAGNPMLAFPYTKLHNTSWNVDQAAAMLLCSAARAEALGVPRKRWIFPRSSTESNHMLAMAQRPQLHRLPGARIAGLRALELAGLDSTQLDLVELYSCFPIAVELYAEELGIAADRDWTVTGGMPFAGGPLNNYVLQSSCRMVELLRERPGSSGLVSSVSGYLTKQGFGVWSTGPGPRGFGFADVSAEVAGKMQPLTVNAEANGDGRICGYTVMYHKAERVCAVALLDMSDGTRSVANSRDEALLARMESEEFCGRRVHAADGCFGLAPGA, from the coding sequence ATGCAGAACCTGGATCCGCGGACACCGGTGCTCGTGGGCATCGGAATTGTCGAACAGAAGGAAAAAGACCCGGCTCGGGCGCGCGAAGCCATCGAGTTGATGAGCGATGCGGTGCGTGCCGCCGGTGCCGATGCCGGCACCGCCACGCTGCTCGCCGGCGCGGAGCGCATTTATGTTCCGCAGGGCATGTGGGGCTATGCGGATCCGGCACGGATGATCGCGCGCGCGATCGGCGCGACCAATGCGAGCACGGTATTCGCCAAGGTCGGAGTGCTGCAGCAAACGCTGATCGGCGATGCCTGCCGCCGTATTGCCGGCGGCGAGATCGGCAGCGCGATCGTGGTCGGGGGAGAAGCGCGTTACCGTCATTTGCTGGCGGAAATTTCCGGCGGGCAGGCGTCCGAGACTCCATGCAGCGATACTCCCGACGAGACGCTGATACCGCAGGAAGAGCTGCAGCTGCCACAGGAGATAAATTCCGGGCTCGGTTACATGCCGGTTGGCTATTACGCGATGGTCGAGAGCGCCTGGCGCGCCGCGCACGGCTGGAGCGTGGATGAGCATCGTGATCGCATGGCGGCGATGTACAGCCGTTTCAGCGAGATTGCGCAGGACAATCCCCACGCCTGGAAGCGCGCACGCGTTGCGCCCGACACGATTCGCAATGCCGCTGCCGGCAATCCGATGCTGGCGTTTCCATACACCAAACTGCACAACACGTCGTGGAATGTGGACCAGGCTGCGGCCATGCTGTTGTGTTCGGCGGCGCGCGCCGAGGCGCTGGGCGTGCCACGGAAGCGCTGGATATTCCCGCGCTCCAGCACCGAGTCGAATCATATGCTGGCGATGGCGCAACGTCCGCAGCTGCATCGCTTGCCGGGTGCGCGCATTGCCGGGCTGCGGGCGCTGGAACTCGCCGGTCTCGACAGCACGCAGCTCGACCTGGTGGAGCTCTATTCCTGCTTTCCGATCGCGGTGGAACTCTACGCCGAGGAACTCGGCATCGCCGCCGATCGCGACTGGACCGTCACCGGAGGCATGCCCTTCGCGGGAGGCCCGCTGAACAATTATGTGCTGCAGTCCAGTTGCCGCATGGTCGAGCTGTTGCGCGAGCGTCCCGGCAGTTCGGGACTGGTGAGCTCGGTATCGGGCTATCTCACCAAGCAGGGCTTCGGTGTCTGGTCCACCGGACCCGGGCCGCGCGGATTCGGCTTTGCCGATGTCAGCGCGGAGGTTGCCGGGAAGATGCAGCCGCTCACCGTGAACGCCGAGGCCAATGGCGATGGCCGTATCTGCGGCTATACCGTGATGTACCACAAGGCCGAGCGCGTTTGCGCGGTGGCCCTGCTCGATATGAGCGACGGCACCCGCAGCGTGGCCAACAGTCGCGACGAGGCGTTGCTGGCGCGCATGGAAAGCGAGGAGTTCTGCGGCCGTCGTGTCCATGCCGCTGACGGTTGCTTCGGCCTGGCGCCGGGCGCATAA
- a CDS encoding DUF4124 domain-containing protein encodes MYGLLLGALLLITEPAFAITVYKSIDANGKVTFSDQPPVIGTTAETIEIEDYTAPERTETEARLQAMRDTTDRLRDDRLAREQQRNPPQMPPPYVIYQQAPERIEETPTSYLVPVYRPRFPYRPPHPGHRPQPPLQPETLPNTSSLSPRGLNARLRAAR; translated from the coding sequence ATGTACGGTCTGCTGCTCGGCGCACTGCTGCTGATCACGGAACCCGCGTTCGCGATCACGGTGTACAAGAGCATCGACGCCAATGGCAAGGTCACGTTTTCCGACCAGCCGCCGGTCATCGGCACGACCGCCGAGACCATCGAAATCGAGGATTACACCGCACCTGAGCGCACCGAGACCGAGGCCCGCCTGCAGGCAATGCGCGACACTACCGATCGGCTGCGCGACGACCGGCTCGCGCGCGAACAGCAACGCAACCCGCCACAGATGCCACCGCCTTATGTCATTTACCAGCAGGCGCCGGAGCGCATCGAGGAGACGCCCACGAGCTACCTGGTGCCGGTCTATCGTCCGCGCTTCCCTTACCGCCCGCCCCACCCGGGCCATCGTCCGCAGCCACCGCTACAACCAGAAACATTGCCCAACACCAGTTCGCTGAGTCCCCGCGGCCTCAACGCGCGGCTGCGCGCGGCGCGCTGA